Part of the Ruania alba genome is shown below.
CCGGGACGACCGGATGTTCGGTCAGCAGGGCGCGGGCAACTCCGTGACCCTCACCAATAACGCCAATACCGGTGGCACCTGCTCCGGCGACTCCGGCGGGCCGACGTTCATCGCCGACACCGACGTCGTCGTGGGTGTGACCTCCTACGGGGTGAACGCCACCTGCACCGGGATCGGCGGCGCCTACCGGATCGACCAGCCGGACGACCTGGAGTGGCTGAGCCAGTTCATCGATTGATCCGCGTGCGCTCGGCGGGCGGTGCCATGACGGTGGCGCCCGCCGGGCGCAGCGTCAGACTGGCGGCGTGGAGTCGCGCAGCACGACCTCTGTGCCCAGCCGTTCCAGTACCGGTTCACCAGGAGCGGCGGAGAGCGCCATCGCGGTGGCGCTGCGCCCGGCCTCGAGGAGTGGGACTGCCACGGTGGACAATCCTGGTGTCACGTCCCGCAGGGTGACGATGTCGTCGAACCCAGCGATGCCGACATCCACGCCCACGCGGAGCCCGGCGTCCCGGGTCGCTGCCATCGCACCCATGGCCATCACGTCGTTGACGGCGAACACTGCCACGCGGCTCGCCGCACCTTCCGGTCTGGTTCGGTCGAGCAGTTCGGACATCGCCTGATACCCGCCGTCGCGGGTGAAGGTCGACTCCACCACGCGTTCGGTGGGCACGGTGACGCCCAACTCGGTGAGCGCCGTCAGGAACCCGTCGCTGCGTTCCCGTGCGGTCAGGTGCGCGCGGGGGCCGGAGAGGACGGCGAAGTCGCGGTAGCCGATGCCGTGCAGGGCCGTGGCGAGCTCGGCGGCACCACCGGAGTTGTCGATCACCACGGTGGGGACATCCAGGATCGGCTGCCCGATCTGTGCCACGGTGCCGCCACGGCCCCGGTACACCGAGAGTGCCTCGCGCAGCCGGGAGTTCACGGCCTCGTCGTCCT
Proteins encoded:
- a CDS encoding LacI family DNA-binding transcriptional regulator — protein: MPSVTLSDVAREAGVSLATASRAINGSANRTVRPELHERVLAAAARLGYSPDANAQAMARGRTSTLGLIVHDIADPYFSSIAAGVTAAAEAEGLMVTLASTGHQPAKELAFVDVLQSQRARAIVIAGGRQDDEAVNSRLREALSVYRGRGGTVAQIGQPILDVPTVVIDNSGGAAELATALHGIGYRDFAVLSGPRAHLTARERSDGFLTALTELGVTVPTERVVESTFTRDGGYQAMSELLDRTRPEGAASRVAVFAVNDVMAMGAMAATRDAGLRVGVDVGIAGFDDIVTLRDVTPGLSTVAVPLLEAGRSATAMALSAAPGEPVLERLGTEVVLRDSTPPV